In a single window of the Pseudomonas sp. B21-015 genome:
- a CDS encoding GNAT family N-acetyltransferase: MFEIRKATQSDAQTAFDIRLLAIRHQCIGAYTEKQMLTWTSGSAEDGYCALMEKYFYLGCVQSEPVATGMLDLENREIGAIFIHPDFMQRGLGKRVVGFLEDLARDFGLAEVRLDATLNAADFYRRCGYIGEEPAVYHSPSGLQLACVPMVKKL, from the coding sequence ATGTTCGAAATTAGAAAAGCTACCCAAAGCGACGCACAGACTGCATTCGACATACGGCTGCTAGCCATCCGACATCAATGCATCGGTGCCTATACCGAGAAGCAAATGCTGACTTGGACATCGGGGTCAGCTGAGGACGGTTACTGCGCGCTCATGGAAAAGTATTTCTATCTGGGGTGCGTTCAGAGTGAGCCAGTGGCGACAGGCATGCTGGATCTGGAGAACCGCGAAATCGGTGCAATCTTTATACATCCTGACTTTATGCAACGAGGTTTGGGCAAGCGCGTCGTGGGCTTTCTCGAAGATCTGGCGCGGGATTTTGGCTTGGCGGAAGTCCGCCTGGATGCGACTTTGAATGCCGCCGACTTTTATCGACGCTGTGGTTACATTGGGGAGGAACCTGCGGTTTACCATTCCCCTTCCGGTCTTCAACTGGCCTGCGTTCCTATGGTGAAGAAACTGTGA